One Pseudomonadota bacterium genomic window, AAGGAACATTTCGATCAGCCGTCTCCTTAACACCTTTTTCTAAAGTTGAGGTTCATTATGGAGATACCTCTCAAAAAACACCTGCTTATAATATTCCTTTTAAACATCTTTATACCCGTTGGTCACTTAAAGAGCTCGCTCCACAAGAAACTTCTGTCGAATTTTATATCGACTTTTCTTTTCAGTCATGGATCTTAAATAAAATGATGGCACGTGTTTTTGATCAAGCGTGTCACACTATGATTAAAGCTTTTAAAAAACGGTCTTATACACATGGATAATATTTTTTCTGTTCTGAATCGACGTTGGCAAGTCAAAGAAGGTGACGAAAAGCTCTCTCTCTTTTTAGAACAGCGTCTTAATGTTCCACCAACAATTGCAAGACTCCTTTCAAGTAGAGGGTTTTCAAATCCTGAAGAAACTCAAGAATTCTTAAATCCAACTCTAAAATCTTCTCTTCCCAATCCTTCTATTTTCAAAGATATGGAAAAAGCCATTCTTCGCCTTGAAAAGGCGCTGCTTAAAAATGAGACGATTGTTCTTTATGGAGATTATGACGTCGATGGCGCAACCTCATCAGCGCTCTTTAAAAAGTTTTTTGATGCTTTAGGAGCGTCCGTACGTCTTTATATTCCGGATCGGATTAAGGAAGGATATGGACCGAACACACATGCTTTTGAATCTTTTTTTAAAGATGGGATTAAGCTCATCCTCACGCTCGATTCAGGAACAACAGCTTTTGAAGCTTTGTCATATGCCCATGAAAAACTCATGGATGTTATTGTCATTGATCATCATATTTCAGAGCTCAAACTCCCTCTAGCTTATGCACTTATTAACCCAAATCGTTCTGACGAATCCGAGCACATAA contains:
- a CDS encoding type II toxin-antitoxin system RatA family toxin, which translates into the protein MPTLHHTEIIPLPSFTLYEIITDVEKYPEFLPWCLTAELLEKSETHMIADLCIGVSSFKGTFRSAVSLTPFSKVEVHYGDTSQKTPAYNIPFKHLYTRWSLKELAPQETSVEFYIDFSFQSWILNKMMARVFDQACHTMIKAFKKRSYTHG